TGCGCATGATCGCGCTGGTCGAACAGAACACCGCCCTGGTCGAAAGCGGAAAATTTCGCAACTGGCAATTCTATCTCGACGCAGTCGATTTCATCCGCAACTACGCCGATCACTTTCATCACGCCAAGGAGGAGGATGTCCTGTTTGTCGAACTGGTCGGCAACGGCATGCCCGCCAAAAGTTCGCCGATCGAGGCGATGCTGATGGAACATGACCAGGGTCGTGCGCGGGTCAAGGGCATGGAAGAAGCGGCCCGGAAGATGCTGGAAGGACAAAGCGGGCAGGCACCGGCGCTAATCGAACATGCGCGCGGCTACGCCGAACTGCTGCGCGGCCATATTGATAAGGAAGACAACATCCTCTA
Above is a genomic segment from Geopsychrobacter electrodiphilus DSM 16401 containing:
- a CDS encoding hemerythrin domain-containing protein; protein product: MTENVTQRLKDEHQLILRMIALVEQNTALVESGKFRNWQFYLDAVDFIRNYADHFHHAKEEDVLFVELVGNGMPAKSSPIEAMLMEHDQGRARVKGMEEAARKMLEGQSGQAPALIEHARGYAELLRGHIDKEDNILYPLAERILPAEVRARMLDAYTEAASKSPQLEKRYRTMVEEYERQAAP